In Myxococcales bacterium, the following are encoded in one genomic region:
- a CDS encoding PAS domain S-box protein yields MRDDAWTEEMFRALTTHSADIISLLDGDGRLVFNSPATLRINGFTPEELRGKDTFELIHPDDHAEVARVFGEVLAQPNALATVEYRYLTKDGRWLWMEAIASNQLENPAVRGVVANSRDISERKRLEQQLLAVQKLESLGVMAGGVAHDFNNLLAVILGEASVLRLGLPPETAAALATIESAALRARELTQQLLAYTGRQVTPVEPTDLHQLIHELTPLLRISARGGTSLQLDLAAGVPAVVCDRGQLRQVLLNLVINATEAMGGGGEVTVRLDHRHVGADELAAGPLTASFAPGPAVVLEVADAGTGMPPETVQRIFDPFFTTKQTGRGLGLAAVSGIVRSHQAGLRVESTPGLGSRFSIYLRPSPEAEAPAPARAAVRFEGTALVVDDDPLVASTVGRVLRALGFELVIAHGGREAVASFAAASRPYTVVVCDVLMPGMNGPEAVAQLRAHRPDLPVLFMSGYTPEPGLLPSGTETTGFLAKPFDADGLSTAIARLVPGSVRPGRPG; encoded by the coding sequence ATGCGCGATGACGCCTGGACCGAGGAGATGTTCCGCGCGTTGACGACGCACTCGGCGGACATCATCTCGCTGCTCGATGGTGACGGTCGGCTGGTCTTCAATTCGCCCGCCACGCTCCGCATCAACGGGTTCACCCCTGAGGAGCTGCGAGGCAAGGACACCTTCGAGCTCATCCACCCCGACGACCACGCCGAGGTCGCGCGGGTCTTTGGCGAGGTGCTGGCGCAGCCAAACGCGCTCGCGACCGTCGAGTACCGCTACCTGACCAAGGACGGTCGCTGGCTGTGGATGGAGGCCATCGCCAGCAACCAGCTCGAGAACCCGGCGGTGCGCGGCGTGGTCGCCAACAGCCGGGACATCTCCGAGCGCAAGCGGCTCGAGCAGCAGCTGCTGGCGGTGCAGAAGCTCGAGAGCCTGGGGGTGATGGCCGGCGGCGTCGCCCACGACTTCAACAACCTGCTCGCGGTCATCCTCGGCGAGGCCAGCGTGCTGCGGCTCGGGCTGCCGCCGGAGACGGCCGCCGCGCTCGCCACGATCGAGAGCGCGGCGCTGCGCGCGCGCGAGCTCACCCAGCAGCTGCTCGCCTACACGGGGCGGCAGGTCACGCCGGTCGAACCCACCGACCTGCACCAGCTGATCCACGAGCTGACGCCGCTGCTGCGGATCTCGGCCCGCGGCGGGACGAGCCTGCAGCTCGACCTCGCCGCCGGCGTGCCGGCGGTCGTCTGCGACCGCGGTCAGCTGCGCCAGGTGCTGCTCAACCTGGTCATCAACGCGACCGAGGCGATGGGCGGTGGGGGGGAGGTGACGGTGCGCCTCGACCACCGCCACGTCGGCGCGGACGAGCTCGCGGCGGGCCCGCTGACCGCGTCGTTCGCCCCGGGGCCGGCGGTCGTGCTCGAGGTCGCGGACGCCGGGACCGGCATGCCCCCCGAGACGGTGCAGCGCATCTTCGACCCGTTCTTCACCACCAAGCAGACCGGCCGCGGGCTCGGGCTCGCGGCGGTCTCGGGGATCGTCCGGAGCCATCAGGCTGGCCTGCGCGTCGAGTCGACGCCCGGCCTGGGCTCCCGGTTCAGCATCTACCTCAGGCCCTCGCCCGAGGCCGAGGCGCCGGCGCCGGCGCGCGCGGCCGTCCGCTTCGAGGGGACGGCGCTGGTCGTCGACGACGACCCGCTGGTGGCGAGCACGGTCGGCAGGGTGCTGCGCGCGCTCGGCTTCGAGCTCGTGATCGCGCACGGCGGTCGCGAGGCGGTGGCGTCGTTCGCGGCGGCATCCCGCCCGTACACGGTCGTGGTGTGTGACGTGCTGATGCCGGGGATGAACGGGCCCGAGGCGGTGGCGCAGCTGCGTGCGCATCGCCCCGACCTTCCGGTGCTGTTCATGTCGGGCTACACGCCCGAGCCCGGCCTGCTGCCGAGCGGGACCGAGACCACGGGCTTCCTGGCCAAGCCCTTCGACGCCGACGGCCTGAGCACGGCGATCGCGCGGCTGGTCCCGGGATCGGTGCGGCCGGGCCGCCCCGGCTGA